In Leptospira ellinghausenii, the following proteins share a genomic window:
- a CDS encoding lipoate--protein ligase family protein: MTKKVFFFPPTPPRSPYYNLAIEESVAIQMVSSGITAGIRLWKNPDSIILGLSENPYRNIKENVVKTYENEVRSFGFGKKPKPNFCYIARRASGGGTVFHSLSGNINYSLYFNLEERKELFPVKESYDRILGIISKSLSHQNINSFAKGKSDLVLEKDGVFKKISGNAQFRKRNCIVQHGTLILEESLIERVSEVLHHPPEEPDYRKERGHKDFLTSIPGFFSEEKWAIDLVREVFLYLEEPLPSDFSNISFFGRDFSTFRKQVLRESEFIRKKKYQNPEYTLHREIPT; the protein is encoded by the coding sequence GTGACAAAAAAAGTTTTTTTCTTTCCCCCTACTCCTCCAAGATCGCCTTACTACAATTTGGCGATTGAAGAATCCGTTGCCATCCAAATGGTAAGTTCTGGGATCACAGCAGGGATCAGGTTATGGAAAAATCCGGATTCCATCATCCTTGGGCTTTCTGAAAATCCTTACCGCAATATCAAAGAAAATGTAGTGAAAACCTATGAGAATGAAGTAAGGTCATTTGGATTTGGGAAAAAACCAAAACCAAACTTCTGTTACATCGCTAGGCGTGCCTCGGGGGGAGGGACAGTTTTCCATTCCCTTTCTGGGAATATCAATTATTCGCTTTATTTTAACTTAGAGGAACGAAAGGAATTATTCCCTGTCAAAGAAAGTTACGACCGTATTTTAGGAATCATTTCCAAATCCCTCTCCCACCAAAACATCAACTCTTTTGCCAAAGGCAAATCAGATCTTGTGTTAGAAAAAGATGGAGTTTTTAAAAAAATCTCAGGAAACGCACAGTTTCGAAAACGAAATTGTATTGTCCAACATGGAACTCTCATCTTAGAAGAAAGTCTCATTGAACGTGTCTCCGAAGTATTACACCACCCACCCGAAGAACCAGATTACCGAAAGGAAAGAGGCCATAAGGATTTTTTAACCTCCATTCCTGGTTTTTTTTCCGAAGAAAAGTGGGCCATCGATTTGGTTAGGGAAGTATTTTTGTATTTAGAAGAGCCACTTCCGTCAGATTTTTCAAACATTTCCTTCTTTGGCAGGGACTTTTCTACTTTTCGGAAACAAGTGCTCAGAGAATCTGAATTTATTCGCAAGAAGAAATACCAAAATCCAGAATACACACTCCACAGAGAAATTCCGACATGA
- the glyA gene encoding serine hydroxymethyltransferase — MSYLQKQDPEVYAALKKEDERQEHSLEMIASENFVSRPVLEAYHSTLTNKYAEGYPGKRYYNGCENADKVEELAIERAKKMFGAEYANVQPHSGAQANMAVFLATLEPGDSFLGMNLAHGGHLTHGSAVNISGKYFKPIPYGVDEKTETINYDEVAKLAKEHKPKLIVVGASAYPRIIDFNKFREIANDIGAKIMADIAHISGLVVAGEHPSPIGVCDFVTTTTHKTLRGPRGGLILSSSENEKVLNSRVFPGIQGGPLMHVIAAKAVAFGEALQPEFKTYIKQVVKNAKVLAEVFQKRGFRVVSGGTDNHIVLLDVSVKGLTGKDAADGLDHIGVTVNKNAIPFDKNPPAVASGIRLGTPALTTRGLKEKEIEAVGNLICDYLDHFGDTTWESKVKAAVKEITDAFPMKHFRLED, encoded by the coding sequence ATGAGTTATTTACAAAAACAAGATCCTGAAGTTTATGCTGCCCTAAAAAAAGAAGACGAAAGACAAGAACATTCCCTCGAAATGATTGCGAGTGAAAACTTTGTTTCTCGCCCTGTTCTCGAAGCTTACCACTCTACACTGACCAATAAATATGCGGAAGGTTATCCTGGAAAACGATACTACAATGGCTGTGAAAATGCTGATAAAGTAGAAGAACTCGCTATTGAAAGAGCCAAAAAAATGTTTGGTGCCGAATATGCAAATGTACAACCACATAGCGGTGCTCAGGCGAATATGGCGGTATTTCTTGCCACTCTAGAACCGGGTGATAGTTTCCTTGGAATGAATTTGGCACACGGTGGCCACCTAACACATGGTAGCGCAGTCAACATCAGTGGTAAATATTTTAAACCAATCCCTTACGGTGTGGATGAAAAAACAGAAACTATCAACTACGATGAAGTGGCAAAACTAGCAAAAGAACACAAACCAAAACTCATCGTTGTTGGTGCATCTGCTTACCCTCGCATTATCGATTTTAACAAATTCAGAGAAATTGCAAATGACATTGGTGCCAAAATCATGGCAGACATTGCACATATCTCTGGTTTGGTGGTCGCTGGCGAACACCCAAGTCCCATCGGAGTTTGTGATTTTGTAACTACTACAACTCACAAAACATTACGTGGACCTCGTGGTGGACTCATTCTGTCTTCATCTGAAAACGAAAAAGTTCTCAATTCTCGAGTCTTCCCAGGAATCCAAGGTGGACCTCTTATGCATGTGATCGCAGCAAAAGCAGTTGCCTTTGGGGAAGCTCTCCAACCAGAATTCAAAACCTACATCAAACAAGTTGTGAAAAACGCGAAAGTCCTTGCAGAAGTATTCCAAAAACGAGGATTTCGTGTTGTGTCAGGCGGAACAGACAATCATATCGTTTTACTTGATGTGTCTGTAAAAGGTCTCACAGGTAAAGATGCAGCAGATGGACTTGATCATATCGGTGTGACTGTGAACAAAAACGCGATCCCTTTTGATAAAAACCCTCCTGCAGTTGCGTCAGGGATCCGACTCGGAACTCCTGCTCTCACCACAAGAGGCCTCAAAGAAAAAGAAATCGAAGCCGTTGGCAATTTGATTTGTGATTACCTAGATCATTTTGGCGATACAACTTGGGAATCAAAGGTAAAAGCAGCTGTAAAAGAAATCACAGATGCTTTCCCGATGAAACATTTCCGATTGGAAGACTAA
- a CDS encoding NRDE family protein yields MCLVGIAYGIHPDFPLVVASNRDEFFERPTEVLHIWKTEPTIIAGKDLKAGGTWLGANQDGKVAFLTNVRNFRKPHHPNPKSRGELVIRFLESSDSVSSSLYADEVKANQNQYEGFNLFLFDGKEAIVLGGDPFTTQKVEFGFHAVSNASWDTHWPKTEKLLSQMKPLVARWQEKNISKSEIEWELFRSLNDAELVREDESLPDTGIGLERERGLSSVRIKTPQYGTRASTLVFYGRESLELVERTFSDPLSDGYTERRNVLVR; encoded by the coding sequence ATGTGTTTAGTTGGTATTGCCTATGGCATCCATCCAGATTTTCCTTTGGTAGTTGCCTCCAACCGTGATGAATTTTTTGAACGTCCCACTGAAGTGTTACATATTTGGAAAACAGAACCTACCATCATTGCAGGCAAAGACCTAAAAGCGGGTGGGACTTGGCTTGGAGCGAACCAAGATGGGAAAGTTGCTTTTCTCACAAATGTTCGTAATTTCCGAAAACCCCACCATCCCAACCCAAAATCCAGAGGGGAACTTGTGATTCGTTTTTTAGAATCAAGTGATTCCGTATCCTCATCTCTTTATGCAGACGAAGTGAAGGCCAACCAGAACCAGTATGAAGGATTCAATTTATTTCTCTTTGATGGAAAGGAGGCTATCGTACTTGGTGGAGATCCGTTTACCACTCAAAAAGTGGAGTTTGGGTTTCATGCAGTGAGTAATGCCAGTTGGGATACCCATTGGCCAAAAACGGAAAAACTTTTGTCCCAAATGAAACCATTGGTAGCGAGATGGCAGGAGAAAAATATTTCCAAATCCGAAATCGAATGGGAACTCTTTCGTTCGTTAAATGATGCGGAACTTGTCAGAGAGGACGAGTCCTTACCAGATACAGGGATTGGGCTTGAACGGGAAAGGGGTCTTTCCTCTGTCCGCATCAAAACTCCTCAGTATGGAACAAGAGCTTCCACTTTAGTATTTTATGGAAGAGAATCTTTAGAGTTGGTTGAGAGAACCTTCTCCGATCCGTTATCCGATGGATATACGGAACGGAGAAATGTTTTGGTTAGGTAG
- a CDS encoding DUF4254 domain-containing protein translates to MKALEAIKAVAIFQESVLDWHKKEAPHPNPYPEGTLEFTLYQKNHIDTIQWHIEDEIRRPDIALEEVVALKRKIDKLNQDRTDMVERLDDFVIEMFQTVSPKPDARLNSESPAWLLDRMSILELKIYHMEEQVNRKDSSATKEHIEKCQAKLTVLLDQREDLKQCLEELFDDYAKGIKRVKVYRQMKMYNDQNLNPSLYKNQK, encoded by the coding sequence ATGAAAGCATTGGAAGCCATAAAAGCCGTCGCTATTTTCCAAGAATCTGTTTTGGATTGGCATAAAAAAGAAGCCCCCCATCCCAATCCCTATCCTGAGGGAACTTTAGAATTCACACTATACCAAAAAAACCACATCGATACCATCCAATGGCACATCGAAGATGAAATCCGTAGACCAGACATTGCTTTAGAAGAAGTTGTGGCTCTCAAACGAAAAATCGACAAACTGAACCAAGACAGAACTGATATGGTAGAAAGGTTGGATGATTTTGTCATCGAGATGTTTCAAACAGTGTCTCCAAAACCAGATGCAAGGCTCAATTCTGAATCGCCTGCTTGGTTACTCGATCGAATGAGTATCCTAGAATTAAAAATTTACCATATGGAAGAACAGGTAAATCGGAAAGATTCATCTGCCACCAAAGAACACATTGAAAAATGCCAAGCTAAGTTAACGGTATTACTCGACCAAAGAGAAGACCTAAAACAATGTTTAGAGGAATTGTTTGATGATTATGCCAAAGGAATCAAACGAGTCAAAGTATACCGACAAATGAAGATGTACAATGACCAAAATCTAAACCCATCTCTTTATAAGAATCAAAAATGA
- a CDS encoding glycosyltransferase family 9 protein, with amino-acid sequence MTNLLVLRFSAMGDVALMTPALIAIAAKYSNTQLTVVTRGNFAPFFYNIPNLNVLGINLKKYKGILGLWRMYRDIDKLGPFGYVIDLHGSLRSRLIAFFFRLKGVPYSKIIKGRREKLAQTRRYNKKLNQLPHTVERYLNVFRKSGFDAPIRKGPWLNVDGESKMFAKDYFKSIGIDKKDGQWFGFAPFAGHALKEWSFEKCKRLVEVLVSEFPDCHVFLFGGRDEAKELEILKNNLTQVHIVQGGHLGIRGELGIMDRLDVMIGMDSSNVHIAALLKKPVIGIYGTTHPVSGFGPFAQEDSGVLQVDLPCRPCSIYGNTKCWRGDHACMELIDPLDVVRRIRLIQNVNTLW; translated from the coding sequence ATGACAAACCTTCTTGTACTTCGGTTTTCAGCGATGGGGGATGTTGCCTTAATGACACCAGCACTCATTGCAATCGCCGCAAAATACTCCAATACTCAATTAACGGTTGTTACAAGAGGAAACTTCGCACCATTTTTTTACAATATCCCCAACTTAAATGTTTTAGGTATCAATCTAAAAAAATACAAAGGAATCCTCGGTTTATGGAGGATGTACAGAGACATTGATAAACTCGGTCCTTTTGGTTATGTAATCGACCTTCATGGTTCTTTACGTTCCAGACTCATTGCCTTTTTTTTCCGATTAAAAGGTGTACCTTATTCTAAAATCATCAAAGGTCGTAGAGAAAAATTAGCACAAACTAGACGTTATAATAAAAAATTAAACCAACTCCCCCATACTGTGGAACGTTACTTAAATGTATTTCGGAAATCAGGATTTGATGCACCCATTCGAAAAGGTCCATGGTTAAATGTAGATGGTGAATCCAAAATGTTCGCCAAAGATTATTTTAAATCCATTGGCATCGATAAAAAAGATGGGCAGTGGTTTGGATTTGCACCTTTTGCTGGACACGCACTAAAAGAGTGGAGTTTTGAAAAATGCAAACGCCTTGTAGAAGTTTTGGTTTCTGAATTTCCAGATTGCCATGTATTCTTATTCGGTGGTCGCGATGAAGCCAAGGAATTGGAAATCTTAAAAAACAACCTAACGCAAGTTCATATCGTTCAAGGTGGTCATTTAGGGATTCGCGGGGAACTTGGGATTATGGACCGTTTGGATGTAATGATTGGAATGGATAGTTCAAACGTTCACATTGCTGCCTTATTAAAAAAACCAGTCATTGGTATTTATGGAACCACTCATCCGGTTTCTGGATTTGGACCATTTGCACAAGAAGATTCAGGAGTCTTACAAGTTGACTTACCATGTAGACCATGTTCCATATATGGGAATACGAAATGTTGGAGGGGTGATCACGCATGTATGGAACTCATCGATCCATTGGATGTTGTGAGAAGGATTCGCCTCATCCAAAATGTAAACACACTCTGGTAA